The following coding sequences are from one Streptomyces sp. NBC_01431 window:
- a CDS encoding prepilin peptidase, with product MPSATFADPAGAHARDLRVAYGALAGLLLPRAAYKLAVPAGETWRAYCPAGHPAQAWLGLPPLQELRHRESDRSPRPALVRALCSSRRALITILGCGVLAHTTEPRPEMAIWLLLTPILVLLAWVDATVHRLPAILTLPLTAATLLLLGTAALFPNAGGSWPTALSGALALGGGYFVLFLISPRSLGFGDVKPAVALGTMVGWYSWHTLASVSSPANSSPPPLDLGSSRCAEPM from the coding sequence GTGCCTTCAGCGACCTTCGCAGACCCCGCCGGTGCGCATGCTCGTGACCTTCGCGTCGCCTACGGTGCTCTGGCCGGTCTGCTCCTGCCGCGTGCCGCGTACAAACTAGCCGTCCCGGCGGGCGAGACCTGGCGGGCATACTGCCCGGCAGGACACCCCGCACAGGCCTGGCTCGGACTCCCCCCACTGCAAGAACTGCGCCACCGAGAATCAGACCGCTCCCCGCGCCCGGCGCTGGTACGGGCCCTCTGCTCCAGTCGTCGCGCGCTGATCACCATCCTGGGATGCGGTGTTCTGGCCCATACGACGGAGCCCAGGCCCGAAATGGCTATCTGGCTGCTCCTCACTCCGATCCTTGTGCTGCTCGCCTGGGTCGACGCCACCGTCCACCGCCTGCCCGCCATCCTGACCCTCCCCCTCACGGCGGCAACGCTGCTCCTGCTCGGCACCGCCGCGCTCTTCCCGAACGCAGGCGGATCCTGGCCGACCGCACTGAGCGGTGCGCTGGCCCTGGGCGGCGGCTACTTCGTGCTCTTCCTGATCAGTCCTCGGAGCCTCGGGTTCGGCGACGTGAAACCCGCCGTCGCGCTCGGGACCATGGTCGGCTGGTACAGCTGGCACACACTCGCCTCGGTGTCATCGCCGGCCAACTCCTCGCCGCCGCCTTTGGACTTGGGGTCATCGCGCTGCGCAGAGCCCATGTGA
- a CDS encoding Mu transposase domain-containing protein has product MDRRCPGVCAGTGRRRPRSASAQAGPGRSATPKSLPRGGTTVSKYIRRLHQLPSAPHTLALGEARRVLPDQTVRFGSVRYSTPPGLVGCEAWVRADGDELVVMVDLSALAPRPDWMQGTTRTCRSHRPRRRPQPPAHTQQSLRSHRSAVVHAPNRCLTAQPLLLLPDIPELSGKARCQHSPAFVPTPRLCSQWPDRRVRVWSCSCRARTPDSGGGS; this is encoded by the coding sequence ATGGATCGCCGATGCCCCGGCGTATGTGCTGGAACAGGTCGGCGCCGACCCCGATCCGCTTCTGCCCAGGCGGGTCCTGGCCGGTCCGCCACCCCCAAATCGTTGCCGCGGGGCGGCACTACGGTCTCCAAGTACATACGTCGGCTGCACCAGCTGCCGTCGGCTCCGCATACCCTCGCGCTCGGCGAAGCACGGCGGGTCCTGCCCGACCAGACCGTCCGCTTCGGCTCCGTGCGCTATTCCACCCCGCCCGGCCTGGTCGGATGCGAAGCCTGGGTCCGCGCGGACGGCGACGAACTCGTCGTCATGGTCGACCTGTCGGCGCTTGCCCCCCGGCCCGACTGGATGCAAGGCACGACGCGAACTTGCCGCAGCCATCGGCCCCGCAGACGACCGCAACCTCCGGCACACACTCAACAATCCCTTCGCAGCCACAGGTCTGCCGTGGTGCATGCGCCGAATCGATGTCTGACCGCCCAGCCGCTTCTACTTCTGCCCGACATCCCCGAACTCTCGGGCAAGGCCCGCTGCCAGCACTCACCGGCATTCGTTCCTACCCCTCGCCTATGTAGCCAATGGCCCGATCGCCGGGTCAGGGTCTGGAGTTGCTCATGTCGAGCGAGAACACCTGATAGCGGCGGCGGAAGTTGA
- a CDS encoding DUF397 domain-containing protein: MAADQIGAARWQKARASDAKNDCVEVARLGENEFAVRNSRFPTGPALIFTKEEMDAFAHGAGLGEFSNMPV; encoded by the coding sequence ATGGCAGCCGACCAGATCGGCGCTGCTCGGTGGCAGAAGGCTCGGGCCAGTGATGCCAAGAACGACTGTGTCGAGGTTGCACGACTGGGTGAAAACGAGTTCGCGGTACGCAACTCGCGGTTCCCCACCGGTCCCGCGCTGATCTTCACGAAGGAAGAGATGGACGCGTTCGCACACGGAGCGGGCCTGGGAGAGTTCAGCAACATGCCTGTCTAA
- a CDS encoding IS701 family transposase, giving the protein MTTYQDAVAVEATIAEQVWSETFGRAMGAVAGCFGRREARATAAELVVGLLLEVDTRNCWTLGQALGHPGPHRLQHLLSRARFDHERARAEIARLVADELAGQDVMLVVDETGDAKSSTDCVGAGRQYSGAIGGVGLCQVAVHLAAVTTTVKVIIDRVLYLPADWAADEERREVTGVPEEIVFATKPQQALAMVTDALATGIEERWFAGDEVYCGRELRRGVRSLGIGYTVGIAATYQVTDGAGRRWEARKLINKVRPGQWMRRQTGHGTKGTREYDWAWLDIRHDDAPDENENRAGTSVLVARRHRYTGEVSYFRCWAPGDVSLGTLVEVISRRWRIEETFQLAKGFTGLDQGQVTCWNSWMRWSLFSLIAAAVLALTAATVHEATEERPELVPLTCPELIRLLRALTLPPPVRDRDHVLYWTAWRRHHQAIATACHQQRHRHHDQP; this is encoded by the coding sequence GTGACGACGTATCAGGACGCGGTGGCCGTGGAAGCCACGATAGCCGAGCAGGTGTGGAGCGAGACGTTCGGGAGGGCCATGGGGGCGGTCGCGGGCTGCTTCGGGCGGCGTGAGGCGCGGGCGACGGCGGCGGAGTTGGTCGTGGGGCTGCTGCTGGAGGTGGACACGCGCAACTGCTGGACGCTCGGGCAGGCGCTGGGGCACCCTGGCCCGCACCGGCTGCAGCATCTGCTGTCACGCGCCCGCTTTGACCACGAACGGGCCCGGGCAGAGATCGCCCGTCTGGTGGCCGATGAACTCGCCGGGCAGGACGTGATGTTGGTGGTGGACGAGACGGGCGACGCAAAGTCCTCCACGGACTGCGTGGGGGCGGGGCGGCAGTACTCGGGTGCGATCGGCGGTGTCGGTCTGTGTCAGGTGGCGGTGCATCTGGCGGCGGTCACGACGACAGTGAAGGTGATCATCGACCGGGTCTTGTACCTCCCGGCGGACTGGGCCGCGGACGAGGAACGCCGCGAGGTGACCGGGGTGCCGGAGGAGATCGTGTTCGCGACGAAACCGCAGCAGGCACTGGCCATGGTCACCGACGCACTCGCCACGGGGATCGAGGAACGCTGGTTCGCGGGCGACGAGGTGTACTGCGGGCGCGAACTGCGCCGGGGTGTCCGGTCGTTGGGGATCGGCTACACGGTTGGCATCGCCGCCACGTACCAGGTCACCGACGGAGCGGGCCGCCGGTGGGAGGCCCGCAAACTGATCAACAAGGTGCGGCCCGGACAGTGGATGCGCCGGCAGACCGGACACGGCACCAAGGGCACCCGCGAGTACGACTGGGCCTGGCTCGACATCCGCCACGACGACGCTCCCGACGAGAACGAGAACCGGGCGGGGACGAGCGTTCTGGTCGCGCGTCGGCACCGCTACACCGGCGAGGTGTCCTACTTCCGCTGCTGGGCTCCCGGTGACGTCTCGCTCGGCACGCTCGTGGAAGTGATCTCCCGCAGGTGGCGGATCGAGGAGACCTTCCAACTCGCCAAGGGCTTCACCGGACTCGACCAGGGTCAAGTGACCTGCTGGAACTCCTGGATGCGCTGGTCACTGTTCTCCCTGATCGCCGCCGCTGTCCTCGCCCTTACGGCCGCCACCGTCCACGAGGCCACCGAGGAGCGGCCCGAGCTTGTCCCGCTGACCTGCCCCGAACTCATCCGTCTCCTGCGGGCCCTCACACTGCCCCCACCAGTCCGCGATCGCGATCACGTCCTGTACTGGACCGCCTGGCGCCGCCACCACCAAGCCATCGCGACAGCCTGCCACCAGCAACGACACCGCCATCACGACCAGCCGTGA
- a CDS encoding CU044_2847 family protein codes for MAELVMMAVDGDGEGAAVFEVEPGLGGSDLELAADDGLVARAQTSLREALDRVRPALSQVSETVRELKPDEMEIQFGLKIGGESGVIIAKGTTEVNFAVRVVWKSS; via the coding sequence GTGGCAGAGCTCGTCATGATGGCGGTGGACGGGGACGGCGAAGGCGCTGCCGTCTTCGAGGTTGAGCCCGGCTTGGGGGGCTCGGATCTGGAACTTGCAGCGGACGATGGCCTGGTGGCACGTGCCCAAACGTCGCTCCGTGAAGCACTGGACCGTGTGAGGCCAGCCTTGTCGCAGGTCTCTGAGACGGTCCGAGAACTCAAGCCCGATGAGATGGAGATCCAGTTCGGGCTGAAGATCGGCGGCGAAAGCGGCGTGATCATCGCCAAGGGAACAACAGAGGTGAACTTCGCCGTCCGGGTGGTCTGGAAGAGCTCCTGA
- a CDS encoding SAM-dependent methyltransferase encodes MVDTSKPSVARMYDCLLGGTDNYAVDREACEELLRLAPSARELALVNRAFLVRAGRYLAREHGVRRFLDHGSGLPTRPNLHQVAQEVDPASEVVYIDNDPIVLGHGRMMLAEDPDTTAVLNADMRHTEAIFKSEEVRHLLRDGQPVAAMFVSVLHCIPDADDPWALVGRVAGLLPPGSFMVISQLASDQPELRDSVTQFMKEITGDNWGRVRSIEEVERFFVGLEVLETPRPVEVSHWLPDSDLAPRQYTTEWIEYGAVARIA; translated from the coding sequence ATCGTTGATACCAGCAAGCCCAGCGTCGCCAGAATGTATGACTGTCTTCTGGGCGGCACAGACAACTATGCCGTAGACCGGGAGGCGTGTGAGGAGCTGCTGCGCCTCGCTCCCAGCGCCCGCGAGCTGGCGCTCGTGAACAGGGCGTTCCTTGTGCGAGCGGGCAGATACCTTGCCCGCGAGCATGGGGTGCGCCGCTTTCTGGATCACGGTTCAGGGTTGCCGACCCGGCCTAACTTGCACCAGGTCGCGCAAGAGGTCGACCCGGCCAGCGAGGTCGTCTACATCGACAATGATCCCATCGTTCTGGGTCATGGACGCATGATGCTGGCCGAAGACCCGGACACCACAGCGGTCCTCAACGCCGACATGCGCCACACTGAAGCCATCTTTAAGAGCGAGGAAGTTCGCCACCTGCTCCGAGACGGTCAGCCGGTTGCGGCCATGTTCGTGAGCGTGCTCCACTGCATTCCTGACGCAGACGACCCGTGGGCGCTGGTTGGCAGGGTCGCCGGCCTACTGCCGCCCGGAAGCTTCATGGTCATCTCCCAACTGGCCAGTGATCAGCCTGAACTGCGGGACAGCGTAACGCAGTTCATGAAGGAGATCACGGGTGACAACTGGGGCCGCGTGCGGTCGATCGAGGAAGTGGAGAGATTCTTCGTCGGCCTTGAGGTGCTGGAGACTCCAAGGCCTGTCGAGGTTTCACACTGGCTCCCGGACAGTGATCTCGCTCCGCGTCAGTACACCACCGAATGGATCGAGTACGGCGCCGTAGCCCGCATCGCGTGA
- a CDS encoding DUF2637 domain-containing protein — protein sequence MSHPAQLTRTHRILIGVVVAGAVVIAGIGFAGSYAAVRELALHKGFGNFSYVFPIGVDAGICVLLALDLLLTWMRIPFPLLRQTAWLLTAATIAFNGAAAWPDPLGVGMHAVIPVLFVVSVEAARHAVGRIADITADKHMEGVRLTRWLLSPIPTFRLWRRMKLWELRSYEQVIKLEQDRLIYRARLQSVYGRAWRRKAPVESLMPLRLAKYGVPLAETAPAGLAAAGMEPVLLPPPPAVALERTDVPAAPSELEGESGPLLEAGQASAPGLESLVQPDSASPVETALVGEWEGPERQVDFADAVRAFAAQFGYMPDPGQLGWFLAEAYGITDPATGGSLPAAVLAPFLSAPEHAPVPEAPAAPAVEEDAPAASSHPFFGTPLHTPGPVDQVLPAQPAALSEMVPAPRPSTGSDSQPEQVPETGNETTLSGPQPSPEEQPAGDTGPAQASGGQNGKVVDQTLTVVDRYFLAWEGYIAEHGQEPTGPQLSRHLAALGILNRNGSPVAPATLRRYLLEFRIYNVWAEQRETQADPAVPAVLEELARRGITGQYNRPLEAPTVEELVVNFRRRYQVFSLDMSNSRP from the coding sequence GTGAGTCACCCGGCTCAGCTGACGCGCACGCACCGCATTCTGATCGGGGTGGTGGTCGCGGGTGCCGTGGTGATCGCCGGGATCGGTTTCGCGGGTTCGTACGCGGCGGTCCGCGAACTCGCGCTGCACAAGGGCTTCGGGAACTTCTCCTACGTCTTCCCGATCGGCGTCGACGCGGGCATCTGTGTGCTGCTCGCCCTCGACCTGCTGCTCACCTGGATGCGCATCCCCTTCCCGCTGCTTCGCCAGACCGCCTGGCTGCTGACGGCCGCCACCATCGCCTTCAACGGCGCCGCCGCCTGGCCGGACCCGCTGGGCGTGGGCATGCACGCGGTCATCCCGGTCCTGTTCGTGGTCTCGGTCGAGGCGGCCCGGCACGCGGTCGGCCGGATCGCCGACATCACCGCCGACAAGCACATGGAGGGCGTGCGCCTGACCCGCTGGCTGCTCTCGCCGATCCCCACCTTCCGGCTGTGGCGCCGCATGAAGCTGTGGGAGCTGCGCAGCTACGAACAGGTCATCAAGCTCGAACAGGACCGCCTGATCTACCGCGCCCGCCTCCAGTCCGTCTACGGCCGCGCCTGGCGCCGCAAGGCCCCCGTCGAGTCCCTCATGCCGCTGCGCCTCGCGAAATACGGCGTCCCACTCGCCGAGACCGCCCCGGCCGGCCTCGCCGCCGCCGGCATGGAACCGGTGCTCCTGCCGCCCCCGCCGGCCGTCGCCCTTGAACGTACGGATGTGCCCGCAGCTCCGTCGGAGTTGGAGGGCGAGTCCGGCCCGCTCCTGGAGGCAGGCCAGGCGTCTGCTCCCGGACTTGAGAGCTTGGTCCAGCCGGATAGTGCGAGCCCTGTTGAGACGGCGCTTGTGGGGGAGTGGGAGGGGCCGGAGCGGCAGGTGGACTTCGCCGACGCGGTCCGTGCGTTCGCTGCGCAGTTCGGCTATATGCCGGATCCGGGTCAGCTCGGCTGGTTCCTCGCAGAGGCTTACGGCATCACGGATCCCGCCACGGGCGGCTCGCTTCCTGCCGCCGTGCTGGCTCCCTTCCTGTCGGCGCCGGAGCACGCCCCGGTGCCAGAGGCGCCCGCAGCACCCGCTGTTGAGGAAGACGCCCCGGCGGCCAGCAGCCATCCGTTCTTCGGTACACCGCTGCACACGCCGGGCCCGGTCGACCAGGTCCTGCCTGCCCAACCGGCCGCACTGTCCGAGATGGTGCCCGCTCCGCGCCCCTCGACCGGATCGGATTCCCAGCCTGAACAGGTGCCAGAGACCGGCAACGAGACCACTCTCAGCGGGCCGCAGCCCAGCCCGGAGGAGCAGCCTGCGGGCGATACAGGACCGGCGCAGGCGAGCGGCGGACAGAACGGCAAGGTTGTGGACCAGACGCTGACCGTCGTGGACCGGTACTTCCTTGCCTGGGAGGGCTACATCGCCGAGCACGGCCAGGAGCCCACCGGCCCGCAGCTTTCCCGGCATCTCGCCGCACTGGGCATCCTGAACCGGAACGGCTCACCCGTCGCCCCGGCCACGCTGCGCCGCTATCTGCTGGAGTTCCGTATCTACAACGTGTGGGCCGAACAGCGCGAGACCCAAGCCGATCCCGCCGTCCCGGCGGTGCTGGAGGAACTCGCCCGGCGGGGTATCACGGGTCAGTACAACCGGCCCCTGGAGGCGCCGACCGTGGAGGAGTTGGTCGTCAACTTCCGCCGCCGCTATCAGGTGTTCTCGCTCGACATGAGCAACTCCAGACCCTGA
- a CDS encoding DUF5753 domain-containing protein, which translates to MEQAVAHKIPGIGSLATLQRCEKATGRLKEERVYALLRFYDAPSVVVREAEALMKQSHGQQWWTHYADVAGEIMNGLFALETHSKMIRTCQQILVPGMLQTANYSRAVMKSFYGSYPNPKEREKELARVERRLEMRLHRQHLLDQPDAPMFEALIAEQAVKKLRGGKIVMREQLRQLYNFAENKPNVHIRILPESATLDDDPVHPAMTLFKPHDSATGRTIYLEDMNRGGTFLAEPNEVEIYQASIDDWWARALSKRETLDCLQKRIDELAPGVDE; encoded by the coding sequence TTGGAACAGGCAGTCGCCCACAAGATCCCCGGGATCGGGTCGCTCGCGACGCTCCAGCGGTGCGAGAAGGCCACTGGCAGGCTCAAAGAGGAGCGCGTATATGCACTGCTCCGCTTCTACGACGCTCCTTCCGTCGTCGTCCGGGAGGCAGAGGCGCTCATGAAGCAGTCCCACGGGCAACAATGGTGGACACACTACGCCGACGTCGCTGGCGAGATCATGAACGGCCTGTTCGCTCTGGAGACGCACTCCAAGATGATCAGGACCTGTCAGCAGATCCTTGTGCCTGGCATGCTGCAGACTGCCAACTACTCGCGTGCGGTCATGAAGAGTTTCTACGGCTCCTACCCCAACCCGAAGGAGAGGGAGAAGGAGCTCGCGAGGGTCGAGCGGCGGCTGGAGATGCGCCTCCACCGCCAGCACCTGCTCGATCAACCCGACGCGCCCATGTTTGAGGCCCTGATCGCCGAGCAGGCGGTGAAGAAGCTCAGAGGCGGCAAGATCGTGATGCGCGAACAGCTGCGCCAGCTGTACAACTTCGCCGAGAACAAGCCCAACGTGCACATCCGCATCCTGCCCGAGTCCGCCACGCTGGACGACGATCCTGTCCATCCGGCGATGACACTGTTCAAACCGCATGACAGCGCCACCGGCCGGACGATCTACCTGGAGGACATGAACCGCGGCGGCACCTTCTTGGCCGAACCGAACGAGGTGGAGATCTACCAGGCGTCGATCGACGACTGGTGGGCCAGGGCTCTGTCTAAACGGGAGACCCTCGACTGCCTGCAGAAACGTATTGACGAGCTAGCCCCCGGCGTTGACGAGTAG
- a CDS encoding IS630 family transposase, with product MIELGGARGLSPAVQEVVRLRVVAALESGQVRTYRQAAEVFGVSQRSVGTWWRKYKGAGRESLAAPVKSRSGPGELIGAQDRAVLFQAMADYTPEQLLIGGPMWTRKLVGELIRMVVGVAMTEQGVGKWLRRHGFSPQRPARRSYRQQQEKVTAWLEEEYPAVAGRAMAEHAVVAWVDQCGLRSDTGPPGRSWAPAGQTSTVKVSGRRFRVNIMSAIASRGSLWFTVFTGKFTAKVFITFLDRLARQAGRKVHVIADRHPVHRAKAVTAWLADNTDRVELHLMPGYSPELNPDELLNADIKRNVHAARAASADNLAHETRRFLHRRQHQPHHVRGYFHAHHVRYTLE from the coding sequence GTGATCGAGCTTGGGGGTGCGCGGGGGCTGTCGCCTGCCGTGCAGGAGGTGGTGCGGCTTCGGGTGGTGGCCGCCCTGGAGTCGGGGCAGGTGCGGACGTACCGGCAGGCAGCCGAGGTGTTCGGGGTGTCTCAGCGGTCTGTGGGCACATGGTGGCGCAAGTACAAGGGCGCGGGGAGGGAGTCGCTCGCGGCACCGGTCAAGTCCCGCTCCGGTCCGGGCGAGTTGATCGGGGCCCAGGACCGTGCGGTGCTGTTCCAGGCGATGGCCGACTATACGCCCGAGCAGTTGCTGATCGGCGGACCGATGTGGACCCGCAAGCTGGTCGGCGAGCTGATCCGGATGGTGGTCGGTGTCGCCATGACCGAGCAGGGCGTGGGCAAGTGGCTGCGCCGGCACGGCTTCTCCCCGCAGCGCCCGGCCCGCCGCTCCTACCGCCAGCAGCAGGAGAAGGTGACCGCCTGGCTCGAAGAGGAGTACCCCGCCGTTGCCGGGCGGGCAATGGCGGAGCACGCCGTCGTGGCCTGGGTGGACCAGTGCGGTCTGCGCTCGGACACCGGCCCGCCCGGACGGTCCTGGGCGCCGGCCGGGCAGACCTCGACCGTGAAGGTCAGCGGCCGCCGGTTCCGCGTGAACATCATGTCCGCGATCGCCTCCCGCGGCTCGCTCTGGTTCACCGTGTTCACCGGGAAGTTCACCGCGAAGGTCTTCATCACCTTCCTCGACCGGCTCGCCCGCCAGGCTGGACGGAAGGTCCACGTCATCGCCGACCGGCACCCCGTCCACCGCGCCAAGGCCGTGACCGCCTGGCTCGCCGACAACACGGACCGCGTCGAGCTGCACCTGATGCCCGGATACAGCCCCGAACTCAACCCCGACGAGCTCCTCAACGCGGACATCAAGCGGAACGTCCACGCCGCACGCGCCGCCTCCGCCGACAACCTCGCCCACGAGACCCGCCGCTTCCTCCACCGACGCCAGCACCAACCCCACCACGTCCGCGGCTACTTCCACGCCCACCACGTCCGATACACCCTCGAATAG